From the genome of Armatimonadota bacterium:
CCCATGGAGGAGGGCGAAGCCGTGGGCGATGGCGCGGAGGCCAGGCGCTTCCGGCTCGATCGCCAGGTCCTGGGGGATGTCCGCCCCGTGCACGATGCGGCCGAGCAACTGCAAGGCCGGGTCGGTGAGCCCGTACCGCCGCAGGATGGACTCAAAGCTGCACCGGCCCTCCACGTGCCCCAGCTCGACACCAGGCACGTCGAACGGCACGGCGCCTTCCCGGTGGGCTGTGGGCAGGACGGCTTCGTCCGGGACGAAGAGGAACTCCGCCTGCGGGTCGATGAAGCGGCGGATCAGCCAGGGACAGGCGATGCGGTCGACCTTGGCGTGCTGGCGTGTCACCCAGCGCATGGGGCACTCCTCCAGGAAGCATTGATGCAACTTAGGTTGCAATTTCCTTGTAACAGATGATACAAAATGACTGGTCCTGGATGACCGATCCCGTTTCCCCTGGCGAACCGCGCGATGGCCTGGCTGACCTTCTCCTCCTCGCTGGCAGGGCGCCGCCGCTCCAGCGACCGGGTCCGGCTGTGGCGACGGCTCCGCCGCCTCGGGGCAGTGACCGGGCCGACCGGCGTCACCGTGCTGCCGGACCGTCCGGAGACCCGGGAGGCCTTCGCCTGGCTGGCCCAGGAGGTCCGCCGGTCGGGCGGTGAGGCCCTGGTGCTGCACGTCCGGAGCTTCAACGGCCTCCAGGACCGGGACCTCGTCCGGCTGTTCCAGGAGGCCCGGCGGCAGGACTACCGGGCGCTGGAGCGGGAGCTGCGGCGCCTGGAAGCGGGCCTGCACAGCCGGAGCGACGACCCGGCACGGCGACGGGCGGCCGCGGCCCGGCTGGCCCGGCTGCGGCAGCGGCAACGGGAGATCCGCCGCATCGACTTCTTCCCCGTCACCGAGGGGCGTCGCGTCGAGGCACACCTGGCCCGCCTCGAACGGCGCCTGACCCGCGTCACGGCCCCGGGCGAGCCGCGTATCCCGCGCCGGCGTCCGGAGGCCTTCCGGGGCCGACGGTGGGTCACCCGCCCCCGGCCCTACGTCGACCGGCTGGCCTGCATCTGGTTCATCCGCCGCTTCATCGACCCGAACGCGCGCGTCCGGTATGCCGACCGTCCGCGCCGCGGCGAGGTGGCCTTCGACATGGAGGGCGGGGAGTTCACCCACGTCGGCCCGCTCTGCACCTTCGAGGTCATGGTCCGCGCGTTCGGCTTGAGCGACGAGGCGCTCACGGCCATCGGCGAGATCGTCCACGAACTCGACCTCCAGGACCGCCGCTTCGTCCGGGCTGAGCTCGCGGGCGTGGACGCCGTGCTCCGCGGGTGGCACGCGGCGGGCTGGTCGGACCGCGTGCTGGAGGCCTGCGGCGTGGCCCTCTTCGACGGGCTTTACCGGAGCCTCTCGGCGCGCACGGCCGCGCGCCGTCGCGCCCGCACCCGGCGGCCCGGCGGATGAGCGGCGCACCACGGTCACAGCCTCCAGGACCCGGGATCCCACCGGAGCCCTGGGGGCGGCTCTTCCTGCGGTTCCTGCGGTTCGGCCTCCTGGCCTGGGGCGGGCCGGTGGCCCAGATCGCCATGATCCGCCAGGAACTCGTCGAGGAGGCGCGCTGGGTCTCCCGCGAGCGCTTCAACCGCGTCCTCGCCGTCTACCAGGTGCTGCCCGGGCCCGAAGCGCACGAGCTCTGCGTCTACTTCGGAATGCTCGCCCGCGGGCGACTGGGGGGTCTGCTGGCCGGCCTGGGGTTCATGCTGCCCGGGTTCCTCCTGATGTTCGGCCTCTCCGCCCTGTACGCGGCGGGCGTCCGCGCGCCCCTGTGGCAGGCGGTCTTCCTGGGCATGCAGCCTGCCGTCGTTGCCCTCGTCGTCCGGGCGGTGCACCGCATCGGGAGGCACGTGCTCACCGATCCCTGGGCGTGGGCCGTCGCCGCCGCGACGGCGCTGGGCGAGACCCTGGGCCATCCCTTCTGGGTCACTCTGCCGACGGCCGGCCTCGCGGCGCTGCTGGCGCGTCGGCCCGGGCTCCGGATCGCCGCGGGGCTGCTCCTGATGGTAGTGCTCCTCGCGGGCCTGGTGCAGGTCGGGGAGACGCGCCGGCCCCGGTTGGAAGTACCCCGATGGGGCCTGCCCCACAGCACCGTCCCGCCATTGCCCGGTGAGGCCGTCGGAGAGCCTGCCATCGGGCGGCTGTTCCTCTCCGGGCTGCGGGCCGGCCTGCTCACTTTCGGCGGGGCCTACACCGTCCTCCCCTTCCTGCGCCGCGACGCCGTCGAGGTGGGCCGGTGGATGACCGATGCCCAGTTCCTCGACGGGGTGGCGCTCTCCGGCATCCTCCCCGCCCCGTTCATCATCTTCAGCACCTTCGTGGGCTTCCTCGGCGGCGGCCCGCTTGGCGCACTCGCCCTCACCGTGGGCATCTTCCTCCCGGCCTTTGCCATCACCCTCACCGGGCACGGGGCGCTGGAACGCCTGGTCGAC
Proteins encoded in this window:
- a CDS encoding chromate resistance protein; the encoded protein is MRWVTRQHAKVDRIACPWLIRRFIDPQAEFLFVPDEAVLPTAHREGAVPFDVPGVELGHVEGRCSFESILRRYGLTDPALQLLGRIVHGADIPQDLAIEPEAPGLRAIAHGFALLHGADDQTKLQLEMPLYDALYRWCQKRVASAR
- a CDS encoding chromate resistance protein, whose product is MAWLTFSSSLAGRRRSSDRVRLWRRLRRLGAVTGPTGVTVLPDRPETREAFAWLAQEVRRSGGEALVLHVRSFNGLQDRDLVRLFQEARRQDYRALERELRRLEAGLHSRSDDPARRRAAAARLARLRQRQREIRRIDFFPVTEGRRVEAHLARLERRLTRVTAPGEPRIPRRRPEAFRGRRWVTRPRPYVDRLACIWFIRRFIDPNARVRYADRPRRGEVAFDMEGGEFTHVGPLCTFEVMVRAFGLSDEALTAIGEIVHELDLQDRRFVRAELAGVDAVLRGWHAAGWSDRVLEACGVALFDGLYRSLSARTAARRRARTRRPGG
- the chrA gene encoding chromate efflux transporter, whose translation is MSGAPRSQPPGPGIPPEPWGRLFLRFLRFGLLAWGGPVAQIAMIRQELVEEARWVSRERFNRVLAVYQVLPGPEAHELCVYFGMLARGRLGGLLAGLGFMLPGFLLMFGLSALYAAGVRAPLWQAVFLGMQPAVVALVVRAVHRIGRHVLTDPWAWAVAAATALGETLGHPFWVTLPTAGLAALLARRPGLRIAAGLLLMVVLLAGLVQVGETRRPRLEVPRWGLPHSTVPPLPGEAVGEPAIGRLFLSGLRAGLLTFGGAYTVLPFLRRDAVEVGRWMTDAQFLDGVALSGILPAPFIIFSTFVGFLGGGPLGALALTVGIFLPAFAITLTGHGALERLVDVAGVRTFLDGVSAGVVGLIATTALDLFVTGVRDLAGGMLFAVALVTLLLWQARAGVAAVVAAAGAAGLLLFR